A part of Zonotrichia leucophrys gambelii isolate GWCS_2022_RI chromosome 7, RI_Zleu_2.0, whole genome shotgun sequence genomic DNA contains:
- the ORMDL1 gene encoding ORM1-like protein 1 codes for MNVGVAHSEVNPNTRVMNSRGMWLTYALGVGMLHIVLLSIPFFSVPVAWTLTNVIHNLGMYVFLHAVKGTPFETPDQGKARLLTHWEQLDYGVQFTSSRKFFTISPIILYFLTSFYTKYDPTHFILNTASLLTVLIPKLPQLHGVRLFGINKY; via the exons ATGAACGTAGGAGTTGCCCACAGCGAGGTGAATCCCAACACTCGGGTGATGAACAGCCGTGGAATGTGGCTGACATACGCGCTGGGAGTCGGCATGCTGCACATTGTCCTGCTCAGCATTCCCTTCTTTAGTGTCCCTGTCGCCTGGACTTTAACTAATGTCATTCACAACCTG gGAATGTATGTGTTTTTGCATGCAGTAAAGGGAACTCCTTTTGAAACACCTGATCAGGGCAAAGCTAGGCTACTAACACACTGGGAGCAACTGGATTATGGAGTACAGTTCACATCTTCAAGGAAGTTCTTCACAATCTCTCCTATAATTCT GTACTTCCTGACGAGTTTCTATACAAAGTATGATCCCACACACTTCATCCTCAACACAGCCTCTCTCCTGACCGTGCTTATCCCCAAGCTGCCACAGTTGCACGGGGTTCGACTCTTTGGCATCAATAAATACTGA